CTTGACGACGTTCCGGTGGTTAATTTGGGAGAGAATGAACATCTCCCTTGTGAACTCCTTGGTCTCGGTCTCCTCCATCAACTTGGACTTCTTGATGGCCACCACCGAATCGTCTGCGAGGACACCTCTATAGACGATGCCGTGGCCTCCACGGCCGAGGATCTGGTCGGCGGCGAAGTTGTTGGTCGCCTTCTTGAGCTCTTCAGCGGAGAAAATCTTGAACCCGCCGGTGGTGCTACCGTATGACTGCATTTGTTGCTGCAGGATGACGCCTCCATTGTGCTCGAAGAATTTCTGCTTTGTTCTGACGAGCTTGCTCTTCTGCCGCGCCAGGCAGAGGCAGCAGCACATGGACCCTAACAAGATCACTCCCACGCTGACTCCTGAATATTGCACATTGCATTGCATACTCGATGATTAGCACATGGAGTATATAACTGACACCGAGAAGAATTTGAATGAATAACCAATGTGATACTCCCAAAATATGTTGATCAATGAATTGATCAGTGTGTACCTGTAACAATTTTGAGAGCTAAGGTGAACTTGTCTTGTGGTGAATCTGGTCGGCAACCATCCTTCACTCTGGGATTTCCACTTGTCCCCCGAGGGCATTGGCAAGTGTAGTTTCCCGGCGTGTTTTTGCAGATTCCGTAGCACAAGTCTTTACGTTCGCACTCGTCGATGTCTATGGGTTTGCAGAGCAATGAATCACCATTTGGTTAGACAAATTCATGTCATCTTGCAGGAGAATTTAGTACTTCCAAGACTGAAGAATTCTGAATTCTGAAGgcctttcctcggacgtacctctGCATCCATTGTCGAGGTAGGGGTTGCCGTCGTAGCCCGTAGAGCAGTTACAGCCGTACCCGCCATCGTTGGCGACGTCGAAGCAGGTGCTGTGCGCGCTCCGGCACGCGAAGTCCCTCGCGTTCCGGGCGGCGCTGCAGTCGCCGACATCCCGGACGGCCCAGTCGAGCACGACGGGCACGTCAATATCGCCTTCGCTGGACAAGCGGTACACGCTGGTGTCGACGGACGTGTACGCACCGGCGTCCCCGCCGATCAGCCCGCCCGTGAAGTCGAAGCACGCCGTGGTCGCCTTGACATAGACCGTGACCTGGCTGGTGGCGAGGGAGAAGTCGGCGAGGCTGTAGTTGTAGCTGAAGAAGGTGAGCCGCGGAGCGGAGGGGCCGGTGTCATTGCACACAAGCTCGAAACCCCGGCTCCCGAGGCCGTCGACGCGGTAGCAGCCGCTGCCGATGCCGAAGGGGTAGGGGACGGTGATGTTGCCGCAGCTCTCGCGGCACCCCTCTCGCGCCAATGCCGGCTGCGGCTGAGCCGACGCCACGGCCACCAGCGAATGCAACACGATCAGCAGCAGGACGGTGGTCGGCATTCTCGACATGCTGTTGCTTGCTTGGTCTGGTTCGATTGGATCATACAGTATTATATAGGAAAAGCTGCGAGTGAGCACGGTAGACGACTTGACTTGACGCGAATATTCCGGAACGATGGAAGGAACGCGAAGACCTGGTCGTCCATGCCGTGTTCATTGTAAAAGATTGTTAAATTTCCTGGAATTTCCGCGCAAGTTCCATACTCGTATAGCTAGAATAAAAGAAATTAGCAACCAACATCCACTCCCGCACCCAACCCTCCCTCCCTCCCGCACCCAACCCTAACcgttgccgccgccgccggtagcgccgccagggcaaagaccctcggggcgtggcggcggcggggggctTCCTCGTCGCTGCGTGACGAACGGCGGTCGGATCCCACCTCCTCGACGCATGGCGGAGCAGGCGCAGATCGGATGGGATGGGAGACGTGCGTTGCGGGCCCCTCCTCCCGGTGGTTGTCCCCTGGCGGACCGGCCGGCGCGGGTGGGTTGGGTGGTGGCGGCATGTCTCCCTCCTTCCGTCAGCTCTCCcccgcagcactccggcaggggctGGGTGAGCGGCGGCCATGCCCTCCCCCCGCCTCTCGtcggtgcgtggaggcgatctcgggattcttccgcgacacgagggcgcccggggcagcagccttgggttcgatggaggaggtggccctcttcttcgccggagagggtcggcctgcggttggtggtggtggatccttgatctatcaccgcgatctggcggcgagatggaggagcatggaagccggcaatggtgtcgccggtggagggttggattggccagcctgggatggtcgccgacgtgggggtccgacctgaataaaggctgcggtcctagggcctctcttgcgtgacgaggaggacctaccggaggcctggactcgtgatctggccggggggttgagttccggaagtcTCCACCAGCGAATGTAACAGTGATTTGCCTAGAGTTTGCTGGAtcagaggtattcggtcgtgcgcac
This region of Lolium perenne isolate Kyuss_39 chromosome 2, Kyuss_2.0, whole genome shotgun sequence genomic DNA includes:
- the LOC127333347 gene encoding wall-associated receptor kinase 5; this translates as MSRMPTTVLLLIVLHSLVAVASAQPQPALAREGCRESCGNITVPYPFGIGSGCYRVDGLGSRGFELVCNDTGPSAPRLTFFSYNYSLADFSLATSQVTVYVKATTACFDFTGGLIGGDAGAYTSVDTSVYRLSSEGDIDVPVVLDWAVRDVGDCSAARNARDFACRSAHSTCFDVANDGGYGCNCSTGYDGNPYLDNGCRDIDECERKDLCYGICKNTPGNYTCQCPRGTSGNPRVKDGCRPDSPQDKFTLALKIVTGVSVGVILLGSMCCCLCLARQKSKLVRTKQKFFEHNGGVILQQQMQSYGSTTGGFKIFSAEELKKATNNFAADQILGRGGHGIVYRGVLADDSVVAIKKSKLMEETETKEFTREMFILSQINHRNVVKLLGCCLEVEVPMLVYEYVSNGTLYQYIHGGKGLDANTPLDTRLRIAAESAEALAYMHSSASPPILHGDVKTANILLDSSLTAKVTDFGASKLAPNDEAEIATLVQGTCGYLDPEYLMTCRLTDKSDVYSFAVVLLELLTRKKVLCFDGPEENRSLVSRFIMAVKAGRHEELMDDSVRKEMGHEALQEVSHLLMRCVSMNGEERPGMKEIAERLEALRRYQRHPWGQAAGGDSEEEDRSLLGRNQHRDVDYKFRPHDVLDLEGSSTRYFSV